A single genomic interval of Lathyrus oleraceus cultivar Zhongwan6 chromosome 7, CAAS_Psat_ZW6_1.0, whole genome shotgun sequence harbors:
- the LOC127101269 gene encoding subtilisin-like protease SBT3.5 translates to MAFASNLALTFLLLSFIVVTFASTNVHIVYMGHRSQSQNESELIEASHHDMLSCILGSKRAAMKSILYSYKHGFSGFAAVLTHSQAKLIADFPGVVRVIPNKILSLHTTRSWDFLHVKPDIVTGVLSRAQSGRGSIIGIIDTGIWPESHGFRDDHMDNPPPRWRGICQEGENFDSSHCNRKIIGARWYIKGYEAEFGKLNTSDGVEYLSPRDASGHGTHTSSTAAGVPVESASFKGLAKGSARGGAPSAWLSIYKICWSTGGCSSADLLAAFDDAIFDGVDIISASLGSSPPLPTYVEDVLAIGSFHAVAKGISVVCSGGNSGPYAQTVINTAPWVITVAASTIDREFPSTIILGNNQTIQGQSLYTGKELNKFYPIVYGEDIATSNASEESARSCESGSLNSTLAKGKAILCFQSRSQRSATAAVRTVIEAEAVGLIYAQFPTKDVDMSWEIPSVQVDFIAGTKILSYMEATRNPVIKFRKTRTVVGRQMSPDVALFSSRGPSSLSPSVLKPDITAPGVNILAAWSPASYSSLESDTSQDELLSAINFKIESGTSMSCPHISGIVALVKTIHPTWSPATIKSALVTTASLKNEYSQYIGAEGAPYKQADPFDYGGGHVNPIKVADPGLVFDLEKTDYLNFLCSMGYNNTAITLLTDSPTKCIKSRKFLSNMNLPSITIPELKQPLTVTRTVTNVGPIKSTYIVRVAAPVGISVTVEPTVLTFSENRKKMKFKVNFSSKLRVQSRFSFGYLFWDDGLHEVRIPLAVYSVV, encoded by the exons atGGCTTTTGCTTCCAATTTAGCTTTGACTTTCTTACTTCTTTCTTTCATTGTTGTCACCTTTGCCTCAACCAAT GTTCATATTGTGTACATGGGTCACAGAAGCCAAAGCCAGAATGAGTCAGAGCTAATTGAAGCCTCCCACCATGACATGCTATCATGTATTCTTGGAAG CAAAAGGGCTGCTATGAAGTCCATCCTGTATAGCTATAAGCATGGCTTTTCTGGATTTGCTGCAGTTTTGACTCACTCTCAAGCTAAGCTCATTGCAG ACTTCCCCGGGGTTGTCCGCGTGATTCCTAATAAGATTCTTAGTCTTCACACAACAAGAAGCTGGGATTTCTTGCACGTAAAGCCGGATATAGTAACTGGTGTTCTTTCTAGAGCTCAATCTGGAAGAGGCTCCATCATTGGCATCATAGACACTG GTATTTGGCCTGAGTCTCATGGCTTTAGAGATGATCACATGGATAATCCTCCTCCTCGTTGGCGTGGAATATGTCAAGAAGGCGAAAACTTCGACAGCTCCCACTGTAATAG GAAAATAATTGGTGCGCGTTGGTATATTAAAGGATACGAAGCTGAGTTTGGTAAACTAAATACGAGCGACGGGGTAGAGTACTTATCTCCGCGAGACGCGTCGGGCCATGGAACTCACACATCATCGACTGCAGCGGGCGTACCGGTAGAAAGTGCAAGCTTTAAAGGACTGGCTAAAGGATCAGCAAGAGGCGGCGCTCCATCCGCTTGGTTATCTATCTACAAAATTTGTTGGTCAACTGGAGGCTGCAGCTCTGCCGACCTTCTTGCAGCGTTTGATGATGCGATTTTTGATGGAGTCGACATAATTTCAGCGTCTCTCGGCTCGTCTCCTCCACTTCCTACTTATGTTGAGGATGTGTTGGCCATTGGTTCTTTCCATGCTGTTGCTAAAGGAATTTCTGTTGTATGTTCTGGTGGTAACTCTGGACCATATGCTCAAACTGTCATAAATACTGCTCCTTGGGTTATTACCGTCGCTGCCAGTACCATCGATAGAGAGTTTCCATCTACAATTATCTTGGGAAACAATCAAACTATACAG GGTCAGAGTTTATATACAGGGAAAGAATTAAACAAGTTTTATCCTATAGTGTATGGAGAAGATATAGCAACTTCAAATGCAAGTGAAGAGAGTGCAAG AAGCTGTGAATCAGGAAGTCTAAATTCCACCTTAGCCAAGGGAAAAGCAATTCTGTGTTTTCAGTCTCGGTCGCAGAGATCTGCAACGGCTGCGGTAAGAACTGTAATTGAAGCTGAGGCTGTTGGTCTCATATATGCTCAGTTTCCTACCAAAGATGTTGATATGTCTTGGGAAATACCCTCCGTCCAAGTTGATTTCATAGCAGGAACAAAAATTCTATCATACATGGAAGCTACTAG GAATCCTGTAATCAAGTTTCGCAAAACCAGAACCGTTGTGGGGCGACAGATGTCTCCTGATGTCGCATTGTTCTCGTCGCGTGGACCGAGTTCTCTTTCTCCTTCAGTTCTAAAG CCAGACATCACTGCTCCCGGGGTTAATATTCTGGCTGCCTGGTCGCCTGCTTCTTATTCCAGCCTAGAATCTGATACAAGTCAAGATGAGTTGTTATCTGCTATTAACTTCAAAATTGAATCAGGAACTTCAATGTCATGCCCCCACATATCCGGTATCGTCGCACTTGTAAAGACTATCCATCCAACTTGGAGCCCCGCCACAATTAAATCTGCCCTTGTCACAACAG CTTCTCTAAAAAACGAATACAGTCAATACATTGGAGCCGAGGGAGCACCGTACAAACAAGCCGATCCATTTGACTATGGTGGTGGACATGTTAATCCTATCAAAGTGGCAGATCCTGGTCTCGTATTCGACTTAGAAAAAACGGATTACCTTAATTTCCTTTGTTCCATGGGGTACAATAACACTGCTATAACCTTATTGACAGATTCTCCTACCAAGTGCATTAAATCGCGAAAGTTCTTGTCGAATATGAACCTTCCTTCTATTACTATTCCTGAATTGAAGCAACCTTTGACAGTAACTAGAACCGTCACTAATGTTGGTCCTATTAAATCTACCTACATTGTCCGTGTCGCGGCTCCAGTTGGCATATCAGTGACAGTTGAGCCAACAGTGTTAACATTTAGCGAGAATAGAAAGAAAATGAAATTCAAGGTGAATTTTTCTTCGAAGCTACGTGTTCAAAGCAGATTCTCATTTGGGTACCTGTTTTGGGATGATGGGTTGCATGAAGTGAGGATACCATTGGCAGTTTACTCTGTAGTATAG